In Pseudomonas putida, a genomic segment contains:
- a CDS encoding chemotaxis protein CheV → MAGVMDSVNQRTQLVGQNRLELLLFRLNGEQLYGINVFKVREVLQCPELTVMPKSHRVVRGVANIRGATIPILDLSMATGLPGLQEETRNSFVIITEYNTKTQGFLVHSVERIVNMNWEEIHPPPKGTGRDHYLTAVTRVDNRMVEIIDVEKVLAEVSPSSESVSAGVVDAEVQDKAVLLRVLTVDDSSVARKQVTRCLQTVGVEVVALNDGRQALDYLRKLVDEGKRPEEEFLMMISDIEMPEMDGYTLTAEIRSDPRMQKLHIVLHTSLSGVFNQAMVKKVGADDFLAKFKPDDLAQRVVDRIKATH, encoded by the coding sequence ATGGCTGGTGTTATGGATTCGGTCAACCAGCGCACGCAACTGGTGGGGCAGAATCGCCTGGAGCTGTTGCTGTTCCGCCTCAATGGCGAGCAGCTCTATGGCATCAACGTATTCAAGGTCAGGGAGGTGCTGCAATGCCCCGAGCTGACCGTGATGCCCAAGTCCCACCGGGTGGTGCGCGGCGTGGCCAACATTCGCGGGGCGACCATTCCGATCCTCGACCTGTCGATGGCGACCGGGTTGCCGGGGCTGCAGGAAGAAACCCGCAACAGCTTCGTGATTATCACCGAGTACAACACCAAGACCCAGGGCTTTCTGGTGCATTCGGTGGAGCGCATCGTCAACATGAACTGGGAAGAGATCCATCCGCCACCCAAGGGTACCGGTCGCGATCACTACCTGACCGCGGTCACCCGGGTGGACAACCGCATGGTCGAGATCATCGACGTGGAGAAGGTGCTGGCCGAAGTGTCGCCATCGTCCGAGTCGGTGTCCGCCGGTGTGGTCGATGCCGAGGTGCAGGACAAGGCGGTGCTGCTGCGGGTGCTGACCGTCGACGATTCGTCGGTGGCGCGCAAGCAGGTGACCCGTTGCCTGCAGACCGTAGGGGTGGAAGTGGTGGCGCTCAACGACGGCCGCCAGGCGCTGGACTACCTGCGCAAGCTGGTGGACGAAGGCAAGCGCCCCGAGGAAGAATTCCTGATGATGATCTCGGACATCGAGATGCCGGAGATGGACGGTTATACGCTGACCGCGGAGATCCGCAGCGATCCGCGCATGCAAAAGCTGCACATCGTCCTGCATACTTCGCTGTCGGGGGTGTTCAACCAGGCGATGGTCAAGAAGGTCGGTGCCGATGACTTCCTGGCCAAGTTCAAGCCGGACGACCTTGCCCAGCGGGTGGTCGACCGGATCAAGGCCACCCATTGA